The sequence CCCCCATCTTTGCAGGTACCGTGGCCACCATTGCTATCATGTTCCCCCTCATGTATGTCGGCGATTTCCCCGAACACATTTTCAGACCCCTGATAGAAACCCTGATCATTGCTTTGCTGGTCTCGTATTTCCTCTCCATTACCTTTATCCCTAAACTTTCGGCCTATCTGTATCGCAAAGGAATGAAAAAGAACCGGGTGGAACTCTTTTTTGAATCGCTGTATGAAAAGAGTGTCGGACGCCTCGTTGCCCCCTATGAAAAAGTACTTTTCTTTTCAAATGGCCGTTTTCCCAGGATTAGAAAACTCTTCTTGACCCTTGGCGTTCTGCTGATTCTGGTATTGAGCCTGAGAACTGTAATGCCGATTCTTGGCAAGGATGTGATGCCTCCCATGGATACCGGAATCATTAAGGCCCACGTTGCCTTTTCTGCCAATGATACTGTGGAAAGTGCAGAAAAGAAGATCGCCCTTTTTCTTGAATGGCTGCACAGCCGGAAAGAGGTAGTAATGAGCTCTGTGGCCTTTGGCGGAGAAGCGGAGGTTTTGTCCCTCGGCAGCGGAAACCTGCCGGCTGAAGCGACCTTTTCGGTTAACTGCGTCAATCGTTTTGAACGAACCAAGACCATCTGGGAAATTGAGGATGAGATCCGTGATCACTTAAATATGCTGTCCAGCGTCAAGAGTGTTGATGTCTATGATTTCGGGGCAACAGCCGTGTCTTCGATCAAAGCGCCATTAGACGTACGTATAATGGCCCCTGATTATAAAAATCTTCCAGAGATGGGACATACGATTGCAAAGGCACTTACCGGAATCAAAGGGCTTACCAGCATGTCTCTTTCCTGGGATCAAGATTTCAATGAGGCCGAAATACTCATCGATAGCAATAAGGCGCTCAGTTACGGCCTTACCCCCTTTACGATTGCCGCTCAGATCCCGATCAAAGGACAGGTAGTCTCTTTACTTGGTAACTTTGCCACCATGAATACCCAGCCGGTCAGGCTCTACCTTAAGGGCGAATTCAACGCCAATCTACAGAGTCTGCGTCTGCTCCCCATTCAGATCAGTGATGGTAACAGTGTCCCTCTGGAGGCTATTGCGGACATTCGACATCGGCTGGCTGCAGCTAAAATTGAACGGGATCGGATGCTTTACAGCCTGGATGTCAATGGTTACAGGAGTCTTAGGCCTATCACTCATATCACATCGGATGCCGAGGCTATCATTGAGGGCATTGACACCAGTGGTACCATTGTCAGCCAGGCAGGTGACATAACCCAGCTTAACGATTCATTTTCCAGGATACTTAAGGCCATCGGCACCGGTATCATTATCCTGCTCATGGCACTTATTGCCATTTACCGCTCAGTACGCATGTCGCTTGTTATGATTATAGTCCTCCCCTTATCCATGATTGGCGCATCCTGGGGTATGCTGCTTTTTGGCAAGCCCAGTTGTATGCCGTCTATGGTGGGAATCTTGTTGCTATTTGGCATTATAATCAAAAATTCAATTCTCCTGATTGATTTTTATCAGCACTACCGAAAAGAAGAAGGGGCTTTCGAATCAGCCCTTGAATCAGTCCGTGTCCGTTTCAGACCAGTAATGATGACCGCATTCGGCACCATTGCCGGTATGATTCCCATTGCCCTGGAACAGGCAGTGGGCCTGGAGCGCCTCTCCCCTCTGGCTGATGTTGCCGTTGGCGGTTTGATTGTTGGAACGCTGTTGACACTCATTTATGTACCCATGTTTGCCTACGGCTTTGATGGCAATGACAATTCACAGGCAACATCGAGTGAACTGGGGTCAGATAAAGCATCATGATTGCCAAATGAGACCAGCAAATGAGAAAATTCTATTGAAATCTCCAAAAGACGTTAGTCTGCATTTCTCATGAGTTGAGGAGCTTACATATGCGAGGAACGAGCCACTAACCTATAATTTGCTGCGGCTGTTGCCTCAGAGACTGCGGTCATTAAATTGTTACTTTATGTAAGAGAGTCCTTATGAAAAAAACATTGTATCATGTGTCTGTATTATTTGTTCTTGTCATTTGTTTTTCAACCACAGTCAAGGCTGAAGATTACCCAGTAAACAATACGGTGACAATGCTAGAGCTTGGTGCCGATAGCTGCGTGCCTTGTAAACTGATGGCTCCGATTATTGACAAACTGGAGCATGAGTACAGGGGGAAAGCTGCTATTGTTTTTATCGATGTATGGAAAGATCCGAACCAGGCAAAAAAATATGGGATCACTGCGATCCCCACTCAGATTTTCTACGAAAAAAGTGGCAGAGAGCGGTATCGTCATGTTGGCTTTTTGAATGAAAAAGAGATTCGAAAGTGGCTGGATATGCTTATTTCGATTTAACAGAGCCACTCTCATGGCTAAAGGTATTTTCAATAAAGGAGCCTTATGCTTGATACTCTTTTTATCACTATTAATTCATGGATGACAGGCGGACTTTTAGTCGCTGCTGTTGGATGTTTCGCCTGGGGCATGGTCAGTGTACTTTTTAGTCCCTGCCATATGGTATCCATTCCCCTTATTGTTGGTTATGTGGGCGGCCAGAATACAATCCTTAAAGAACGGGATGCCATTCCCTACGCCCTGGTTTTTACCAGCGGACTCTTTATCACCATCGCTATAATAGGGTTTGTCTGCGTCATGCTGGGGAGGATGATGGGGGATGTAGGTCCGTACTGGACCATCCTGCTGGGGATCATTCTTTTATGGGTTGCAATGGATATGCTTGGAATTGCCAAATGCAGCATGCCAGGTAATTCGTTACAGAAGATTCAAGTCAGGGGACTGTCCGGGGCCTTTCTTTTAGGCCTTGCCTATGGTGTGCTTTCCGGCTCCTGTACCTTTGGCTTTATTGCTCCCATTCTCGCCATTATTACCATTCAGAAGGAGATTGCCACAGGACTCTTTCTTCTCACACTTTTTGCCCTGGGCCATTGTCTCCCCATTGCTGTGGCTGGCAGTTCAGCAACGACCATCAAGAGAATCCTTAATAATTCATCTTTTCACCATAGCAGCACCTGGTTTAGAAAAGGTGCCGGGGTTTTAATTGGGAGTCTTGGGGTGTATTTTATTCTTCTCCCCTGGATAAGCGTATGAAGAAAGCAAATTTTGTTCTACCAGAGAAGATGACCCCCGAGCAAAAGTTTTTTCGTACAATCCCTCAACTGTCATTGTTGGAAGACAATCAAGTTTTTAAGCTTGCCCAAAAAACGATAAAAAAGAAGTACCGCAAAGGAGAGTATGTTTTTTTTCAAGGAGATCCGGTTGACCATCTCTATTTTCTTGAGATAGGAAAAGTTGAAGTCTATAAGAGCGATATCAATGGAAAAAAACTCAGTCTCTGGTACATCGAAGAAAGTGAAATATTCTGTCTTGCTGCACTCTATTCACCAAAAGCTTTTGCCTGTGCAGAAGTTATGGAGGATGCTCTTATCTATTCCCTGTTAAAAAAGGATTTTGATGAAGTCATGACATCTTCCCATGCCCTTTCCAGAAATTTGATCCGTTGTGTTTGTAATAAGCTTGTTGCTTATTCCACCTTAGTCGATGATATCGCTTTTAAAAAAATTGAGGTTAGACTTGCAAAAGCACTCCTGGGGAACCAATCTTCTGTTGGAAATGATACATATGTCTGTCAACTTTCCCAGGATGAACTGGCCGCCCAGGTGGGAACTCGAAGAGAGGTTGTGGCCCGCTGTCTAAAGGCCTTTCGAGAACGTGATTTGATCAAAATTTCCAATACCGGACGGCCCAGAAACATTATCATTCATTCCTGTGATGCGTTACAAGATATCGTTGACCAAGAGTGACTTGGAGTGCCTCCTCTGTCCAGGAAAATGTTGTTTCCTGGGACAGAAAAGGCGTCTTCTGTCTTTGATTAAGGCATTCCGAAGATTAATAACCCTCTAGGGCCGCTTTAGTCTTAGCAGCCTTATTCTTCACTTTGTTCGTATTGACTTGCACTCCTGCTGTTGAATTATGCATTAGCATTTGGAGTAACGCCATACGATTTAATCCTCCATTTTCGGGTCGGTCCAGCCGAATCGAATGTTACTTTTTGCTCCCTCCTGTTCGTTGGGCTTGGTTGTTATTGCCTGTGCCGGTGCAGACTGAACCGGACTCGTTTGCTCTCCTGTTCGCTTTGTTTTCAAGGCTGTTATCGTATCCGATGATCCCTGAAGGCTCACTCCGTTGATGGTTCCTGTATACTGGATAAGCAGAGTATTCCCGGATTCAAGATCTATGCGCATCTCATCCGCATAGGCAGTGGTGCCGTAAAATATTATGCCAAGCAAGACAATATATATTCTTTTCATACCTCTCCTTCTCTATATGTTTTGCGGTACTGGAGGCTCCTGTCCAAAAGAAGACTGTCACCTCCAAGTACGCCCCCTTAGAAGCTCACCATAAACATAGCCGTAACTACATCATAGCTGTCATACATTTCGGTGTTTGCACCGGTCATCTGCAGGTAATCACCTATCTTTGTCGATTTATCAAATTCTGTGTTATAATATTCCATGGTAAAGCGTACTTTTTGATCCCCGAGAACAAAATAATTTATACCAATACCCCATTGCTGAACCCCCTGATCCTGGACACCAAGATACGAAGCAAGGTTCCAATCCTCATAACGAACAAAAGGCTGCAGGAGTCCTTTTTCTCCCACAGTAAAAGGCAGGACGTATCCAGCTTTCACATACCAGCCGTCCTTCTGGCCATTTCCTCCACCCACAATGCTGTTTTGATCGGCAACGGATGTTGCTGTTTTATAGGCATCTTCAAAATCGGAATTTAAATAGAGGGCAGTTGCTGTAATCACGCCACCATTGTCAAAGGGCTGCTCATAAAAAATATCGGCTGTATAGGCAGTGTAGTCAACTGTCTCATTGTTTAATACTTTGGTAGTCAGGAAACCCGGGGTTCCCATGTCTCCTGCAGGGGTGGTGTTCTTATAGGCAGCATCAGCCTCGTAGGCAAAACCGCCACCTATGGTTAATAAAGTCCCTTTCTTCCCTAGGTATGTCCCTTTATACCCCATGGCCGTAGGGCCGCCTTCAGGATTCAGAATAGCGTAATGAAGTCGTCCAACATATTCAAAGCTGTTACTTGGCTCAGGCGATGTGATAAATTCCATATTATTAAAAGGATTGTAAAACCTGACTTCCCCTTCTCTTCCTTCCATGATTGCAGCAAAGTATTTCAGGTGATCATCCATAAAGTTTCCAGAAAGAACCAGGCCCATGTCACGGCTATTTTTAGTGGCATCTGTGCCATAGGGTGAATAGACAAATGAGGAACGTTCATGGGTGAGAGGGGAAAAACACGCGTCGAGATTGGCTCTAGTTAGAGGGATTTTGGATAAACCGAGTTTCATATTCATTGAATCGGCAAATAAACCAATGAGGTAGCCATCGGTAAGTCTTATATTCGAGTTGAGCTTTTCGTTGGACATGGCCAGTTGATACCCGCCAGCTCCGAAGTTCCGTGTTGCACTGGTTCCAGCGCAGGTCTGAAATTTGGCTCCCCAGGTATCATTTATCATCCCGGTGAAGACCAGACGAGCTCTACGCAGATCAAAATCACTCCGGCTTTCAGTACCATCAGCCCCCGAGCCAAAATCTGTAAAATCCGCAATCCCCTGAAATTTCACATCTATCTGTAGGTAACCGTCATCACCAAATTCGACTATCGGTCCGGCTACTGCTGGTTGAGAAGCTAAAATCGCTCCTACTCCCATCATAAGCATGCCAATTCCAGTTGCTGCCATACTGTAAGTCTTTCTCATCTCTTTGTTCTCCTCTTCTAGAGTTTCACAGACTATCTCTCCCAGGATAAGCAAACAGGCTTTCCTTCTTTGTCCCTTATAGCAGAAGAAGAAACGGCGTTAAATGACATCAGTCACGTGCTGCTGTGACTTTTGTCACAGTATTTTGACAGAGAATACAGCATATTAAATGTTTGAAACAAAATGTTCACTCCTCAAGGGGGTACTGAAAAAAGCATGAGAAATGTGGGATGAGCGCTCAGCACGGGAATTCGACTCTTTACCTGGGCAACTACGGTGTATGAAAAGAAACAGGCCGAATGAGAAGACCGAGCCATGGACGCATTACTGGAAGAATGCAACAAAAGATTCTTCCGGGTGTATCCCTGGTGCTCCTGCTTCCGTAGCAGATCTTTTTCAAGAAATATGGGCCAATTTCTTCAAAACTCTTCCAAGAGGGGCACGATTACTGGATTTAGGGACAGGGGGAGGAGCTGTGCTGAGAGAAGCACAGGCCAGACGCCAGGATATACATCTGACCGGTGTCGATTTTGCAAAGGTGTTACCCGATCTTGGTGAAAAGGTTGCTATGTTTCCAAATACATGTTTGGAAAAACTTCCATTTGAAGATGGCAGTTTTGATGTAATTACCAGTCAGTTTGCAATTGAATATGCCTCTTTCAGTCAGGCAATGAGTGAAATAAAACGGGTACTGACGCCTGGTGGGAGGTTCTTCTTCCTTTGTCACAACGCCGACAGTATTATAGTGCGCGATAATATCAAACGGCTGGCTGCGATCAGAGATCTTTTGGCCAGTTCCGGTCTCCTGAATGGGGCTATTCAGGTTGTCAAACAGAAAAAAACCTTACTCCCCAAAAAACAAAAATATCTGGCTCAATTGTTTCGCACAGTGCAGTCAAAACACCCTGAGCAACCACTTATCAATGAAATTGCAGAACGTATAGCCGGCCTGATGACCGAGGCGGGTGGTTTGCAAAAACTTCTTTTACTTCGGCGGGACGTTGAAATGGAAGGCAGGAGAATTACGGCACTGAAAGTCTCAGCTCTACGGTTATCACAGCTTCAAAATTTTTGTTCTCAACTCTCTTCCCCAAACAGATCAGTACAACATAGTACAGTTTTTGTACCTGGAACAAAAATTCCGCTGGCTTGGTCTGTCAAGAGTGAACGCAGTCAGGAAAATGTTTTGTAAGGCTGTACTCTCCTGACTTCGTAATTAAAAAATTATAGCATAAACATTCGAGTAATAACTGTCTAATTGGCAGTTAATCTGAAAAGCTTATGTAATGGAAAACGAAAAGAGTCGCGATTGTCTGCTTCGACGAAAACGTCGAAGCAGACATAACTTGTCGAAGTCCAGTCAGGAATCATTCACATAAAAATCTCCTATAATACTGTATCTAGGCACTATTTAATAAATTAATTTACTGGCATCATTCCTGCAAGTCTCTCCGTAGTATGGTCGTGAGTAGTTTATGTAATGATTTTTTTAATTTATAACTTGGAGGTTATACAATGAAACACACAGGAACAATCGTAAAAACAGCTTTAACACTTATGGTTTGTGGTATGCTGGCAGCACCTATTACTGCTGATGCTGGACGTTTTAGAGGTGCAGGTGGTGGTACTGCAATGGGTGGAGGCATAGGCGTTGGTTTTGTCGATGCCAATGGTGATGGTATCAATGATAATTTCATTGATGCAGATGGTGACGGACTTTGTGATATCACCGGTTTACCAGTTGGGGCTATGGGTTTTGGTTTTGTTGATGCCAATGGTGATGGCATAAACGACAATAGTGTGGACGCAGATGGTGATGGCATCTGTGATCTTACCGGACTCCCAGTTGGTACTGGTGCTGGTAATGGTTACAGGGGTGGTCGGTAATATACTGGAATGTCAATTAATGAGGCGGGTTTCGACCCGCCTTTTCTGTTCCCACGCATAAGAGTTTTCCTCAATGAGTTCTTTGAAACTATTTTTGCCCTTTGCAGGTATCTTCCTTTCTCCCTCTCTCTTGTTCGCTGTACAGGAAAGTGAAGCAGACGCTGGTGGCATTATTCTCCATCAGCTTGAAGTTGCATCAAAGATTGGTTCTACAAAAAAAGATTTTGATATGGAAGAGAGCGGCATCGTAGGTCTTGGCGACAGTGCTGGGCTATCTCTTGGACTTCAATACTATCTTGGTTTAATTCAACAGTATGAGGAAAAAATAGAAGAGGACAAAGAAAATGTATACCTGTGGCTAGGTCTTGCTCAGACCTGGGAAACCCTGAAAAAAGATGCCAATGCACTCGAGGCCTACCAACGGGCTCTTACAATTTCACAAGAAAATAGTATTGCCCTCCAGGGCATCCAGAGGATCAAAAGAAGTAGACAAGTTCAATTACGAGTTTATTGGTCATCTACGAGCCAGGATGAATACTCGCCCTATCTCGGTACAGAGTATGCTTCATGGAAGGAACAGGTCAAGCAGGTGCAGGTAACAAAATCCTGGGGCACTGGAAAAACAATTGGTTTCGGTTGGCTAGACAGCTCCATAGAACAGGATAATCTGCTTTATGAAGACACTGATTATTCTCTGCATCGCCAGGCCCCATTTTTTATGATTTCGTGGCCTCTTGCTGATCGTGTATCGGCTTCGGTTCGGCTTCGAGAGGAAAAATTCAGCAATGATGATGACAAGGCCTATTATCAATTAAATGAAAACAAACATATCTATACAGGCCACGTATTGATTAGCTACAGAGGAGAAGGGTACTGGGGTAATATGAATTACTCCAGAAACAGGGAGACCGATTCCATTTATGATCTGGTCAATGCACGGGCAGCATTGTATATCGAAGTAAAGGAACTTGCAGGAGTTTCAGGGGGATTTGTATTGGCACCTGGCTTGGAGGTTGGATCGAGCATCTACTATGAACAGTATGGTTCTGACAGCCCTGATCAGTTTAATGGTAATCTACAATTCAGTCACTTTCCCTCCTGGTTCCCTGGGTTTCAGGTGAGTCTAGGGAGCGGATATTATACCGAGGAAAAGGAAGTTATTGTTAATTTATCCACAAATTACCAATGGCAACCCTGGCCGGAGTTACTGATGCAGCTGGAATATCAGTTGGAATACTCCGAGAACGAAGATTCCTGGCTGAATCAGGGTGATTTACTTCTCAGTTGGTCTTTTACCAACCAACTTTCCATGAACCTTCGGGCCCAATATGGTGCTGAAACAGGAGGGGATAAGGATACAATCTTTTTCACTCAAGCAAGTTTGAACTGGAATTTTTTCTAGGAGTGGACTGACAGCCATCACTGATGGGGCAGCTCATGGAGGACCGGTAAAGAGGAAGTTATAAGACGTGATTTCTTTACCACTGTTGAACCAAAACCAATGAGTACAATCAATCATTGCTGGAAAATGCCATTATCAGAAGGCGTTTTTGAAATTCTGAGCAGCGGACCCGCTGCTTACTGAAGGCTATCAGAAGTCTATATAGTCGTAATCGATAATCTCCTCCACATCGCCTTCGCTATGTTTTCGATAATAGACCATCTTATCAAAAGTGGGTTTATAAATAATGACGATGGAATTTTCCTTGACCGTAAAACCTTCTTTTTGTCCAGAAGGATAATAGCGAAAAAGAACCAGGACGTCCCCATATTCATGGATAACCACCTCAGCAATCCCGGCAAGGCTGTTGGATGTCGTTTTTCGTATTTCCTTGAGTGGCCCAAGCCCTCCTACTACCTTACGAATGGATCCCTCATTAATTAAAGAATCGATGGACCCCTTGTAGTA comes from Desulfocapsa sulfexigens DSM 10523 and encodes:
- a CDS encoding efflux RND transporter permease subunit codes for the protein MFSLFYKRPHLLFSIIALFFVLGIIGLITMPKNLFPDADRPQVIVITQIPGSTAEVAASTVSKPIESEIARLSEVREISSVNVANFSIVKAEFEYTKGLNAAAVDVANALSIARANLPFTANPAVYTAGSFTLPVEVVALSPKSDLINLGDIRKIADSFIKPALLSNPGIGNVEVFGGHQSALVIAIDPFGLQRYGLTVDILAKTIMSANRDIPIGFVKGADGFFTLTYYGEQTSVEALSRLRVAPNLRLGDVADIHWSTQKRFSGYIGNGKGAIALAIQRSPGGSVLSVSNTARAEIDRLAKQYPNINFQIADTQRDLIETANDNMLEALRDAILYTLLVLLFFLGNFRAILAAGLSIPLVFFSTMAVIYLIGGELNIVVYTAIILALGLLVDDAVVVLENIERHLGELHENLETAIEQGTKEVIAPIFAGTVATIAIMFPLMYVGDFPEHIFRPLIETLIIALLVSYFLSITFIPKLSAYLYRKGMKKNRVELFFESLYEKSVGRLVAPYEKVLFFSNGRFPRIRKLFLTLGVLLILVLSLRTVMPILGKDVMPPMDTGIIKAHVAFSANDTVESAEKKIALFLEWLHSRKEVVMSSVAFGGEAEVLSLGSGNLPAEATFSVNCVNRFERTKTIWEIEDEIRDHLNMLSSVKSVDVYDFGATAVSSIKAPLDVRIMAPDYKNLPEMGHTIAKALTGIKGLTSMSLSWDQDFNEAEILIDSNKALSYGLTPFTIAAQIPIKGQVVSLLGNFATMNTQPVRLYLKGEFNANLQSLRLLPIQISDGNSVPLEAIADIRHRLAAAKIERDRMLYSLDVNGYRSLRPITHITSDAEAIIEGIDTSGTIVSQAGDITQLNDSFSRILKAIGTGIIILLMALIAIYRSVRMSLVMIIVLPLSMIGASWGMLLFGKPSCMPSMVGILLLFGIIIKNSILLIDFYQHYRKEEGAFESALESVRVRFRPVMMTAFGTIAGMIPIALEQAVGLERLSPLADVAVGGLIVGTLLTLIYVPMFAYGFDGNDNSQATSSELGSDKAS
- a CDS encoding thioredoxin family protein codes for the protein MKKTLYHVSVLFVLVICFSTTVKAEDYPVNNTVTMLELGADSCVPCKLMAPIIDKLEHEYRGKAAIVFIDVWKDPNQAKKYGITAIPTQIFYEKSGRERYRHVGFLNEKEIRKWLDMLISI
- a CDS encoding cytochrome c biogenesis CcdA family protein; protein product: MLDTLFITINSWMTGGLLVAAVGCFAWGMVSVLFSPCHMVSIPLIVGYVGGQNTILKERDAIPYALVFTSGLFITIAIIGFVCVMLGRMMGDVGPYWTILLGIILLWVAMDMLGIAKCSMPGNSLQKIQVRGLSGAFLLGLAYGVLSGSCTFGFIAPILAIITIQKEIATGLFLLTLFALGHCLPIAVAGSSATTIKRILNNSSFHHSSTWFRKGAGVLIGSLGVYFILLPWISV
- a CDS encoding Crp/Fnr family transcriptional regulator, producing MKKANFVLPEKMTPEQKFFRTIPQLSLLEDNQVFKLAQKTIKKKYRKGEYVFFQGDPVDHLYFLEIGKVEVYKSDINGKKLSLWYIEESEIFCLAALYSPKAFACAEVMEDALIYSLLKKDFDEVMTSSHALSRNLIRCVCNKLVAYSTLVDDIAFKKIEVRLAKALLGNQSSVGNDTYVCQLSQDELAAQVGTRREVVARCLKAFRERDLIKISNTGRPRNIIIHSCDALQDIVDQE
- the extI gene encoding selenite/tellurite reduction operon porin ExtI, whose product is MRKTYSMAATGIGMLMMGVGAILASQPAVAGPIVEFGDDGYLQIDVKFQGIADFTDFGSGADGTESRSDFDLRRARLVFTGMINDTWGAKFQTCAGTSATRNFGAGGYQLAMSNEKLNSNIRLTDGYLIGLFADSMNMKLGLSKIPLTRANLDACFSPLTHERSSFVYSPYGTDATKNSRDMGLVLSGNFMDDHLKYFAAIMEGREGEVRFYNPFNNMEFITSPEPSNSFEYVGRLHYAILNPEGGPTAMGYKGTYLGKKGTLLTIGGGFAYEADAAYKNTTPAGDMGTPGFLTTKVLNNETVDYTAYTADIFYEQPFDNGGVITATALYLNSDFEDAYKTATSVADQNSIVGGGNGQKDGWYVKAGYVLPFTVGEKGLLQPFVRYEDWNLASYLGVQDQGVQQWGIGINYFVLGDQKVRFTMEYYNTEFDKSTKIGDYLQMTGANTEMYDSYDVVTAMFMVSF
- a CDS encoding class I SAM-dependent methyltransferase, with protein sequence MKRNRPNEKTEPWTHYWKNATKDSSGCIPGAPASVADLFQEIWANFFKTLPRGARLLDLGTGGGAVLREAQARRQDIHLTGVDFAKVLPDLGEKVAMFPNTCLEKLPFEDGSFDVITSQFAIEYASFSQAMSEIKRVLTPGGRFFFLCHNADSIIVRDNIKRLAAIRDLLASSGLLNGAIQVVKQKKTLLPKKQKYLAQLFRTVQSKHPEQPLINEIAERIAGLMTEAGGLQKLLLLRRDVEMEGRRITALKVSALRLSQLQNFCSQLSSPNRSVQHSTVFVPGTKIPLAWSVKSERSQENVL
- a CDS encoding tetratricopeptide repeat protein, yielding MSSLKLFLPFAGIFLSPSLLFAVQESEADAGGIILHQLEVASKIGSTKKDFDMEESGIVGLGDSAGLSLGLQYYLGLIQQYEEKIEEDKENVYLWLGLAQTWETLKKDANALEAYQRALTISQENSIALQGIQRIKRSRQVQLRVYWSSTSQDEYSPYLGTEYASWKEQVKQVQVTKSWGTGKTIGFGWLDSSIEQDNLLYEDTDYSLHRQAPFFMISWPLADRVSASVRLREEKFSNDDDKAYYQLNENKHIYTGHVLISYRGEGYWGNMNYSRNRETDSIYDLVNARAALYIEVKELAGVSGGFVLAPGLEVGSSIYYEQYGSDSPDQFNGNLQFSHFPSWFPGFQVSLGSGYYTEEKEVIVNLSTNYQWQPWPELLMQLEYQLEYSENEDSWLNQGDLLLSWSFTNQLSMNLRAQYGAETGGDKDTIFFTQASLNWNFF